The Diabrotica undecimpunctata isolate CICGRU chromosome 11, icDiaUnde3, whole genome shotgun sequence genome contains the following window.
cttgatctctaacttctttgtccaggtcttcatagctataaagtgtaattttcaggtatattatttccattacttgttcaacactgatgccattaatttctattttacatctagttgattctttgctgactactattgttttagttttctgagatgaaattgtcatattaaattattttgctcttatgttaaatctgtggaccagtctttgcagactttcttcatcttgggctattaatattgcgtcgtctgcgtaacagagtatttttatttatttttttcccattctgtatcctcttagTTAGTTaacacttttgatgatttcatacatgatcaaattgaagagcgtaggactcaatgaatccccttgtcttattccgctaacTATTTCTATAGGCtctgtaagttgttcatctattctgattttcattttgttgttttggtagatgttttcgatagtttttataatatttaggggaactccattatacagaagatggattacatctttgagtcttactctgtcaaacgctttctttaggtcaatcagatacagaaatgctggtctattatactctagtgatttctcattaatttgctttataacgaatattaaaTCCGTACACGATTTTtaactacgaaaaccctgttgttcatctgataaacttatcctctaattaatttattatcacttgTAAAATGTTAGTTgaaagttttagcgtagtatttaagaAGTTTATACCACTGTAGTTTTCTAGTTGTTTTTTTATCTTGtataaaacaaatgtatagtgggatattaaattccatagatttttctattatttgtcttatgtTCAGAAGATGTTCTCAAGTAAATTTGATAAATCCAGTTTGCTCTTGGGGTATTTCTCGTTATAGGAACGTTTTTAGTCTCTCATTGATTATATGTAGCATTATTTGGCAGGCATGTGAGATAAGAGAGATGGTTCTATAGTTATCGCATTTATGGAAGCTGCATTTTTTATGATTTGTCGTTATTGTAGATTTTGTTCCGGTTTCTTCTGTAGCTTTAAGCATTTCTACTGTTATCATATCTGGACCTGGTGCTTTGTCATTCTTAAGTTTACTGATCGCCAGTATTATTTCATTCTCGAGTACGTTAGGTTCTTCTTCGATTTCTTCAGGAATTTGGCAAACAACTTCCTGGAATTCATCATCTTTATATAGATCCCGGCAATATAATTTCTCTGCTATATTTTCTCTGTTGGTTCTTAGAGTTCCTGTGTGGTCTTCAACGTCCCAAGCGTAGGCTTTAATGTCTCTTGTTATGTGTCGTATTTTTCTAGATAGATCCCTTGGCTGATTGTTTTGATTGTTCAAAtcaccatattttaaaaatttagcacTGAAAACATTTTGTACAGATGTAAACAATCCTTACTGCGAATATCTTTCCCACTCAACTAGATACACTATACACTAGACAAAGTCTTATAAAATTGTATAGCTTACGATAACCATAGACGTCAAGTTTAATATGAACTTACTTAAAAATCAAAAAGTTAAAGACAGAATACCATAAAAACATTTTAACCGACAAATTTCTCAAATTTCGAAcgcaaattttaataaaaattctactACAACCAACAATAGGAAGAATAAGTTCAACTTAATACTTGTATCTCCTCCAACAAAACACTACAAAAACCCGACCAATAAGTACCAAAACTCAAATCAACCTTAAACATcacaaaaaacactaaaaaacaATACGAACAGAAGCACAACAACGTTGAATCAGAGAACTGCCCTTAACCCCTTGAAAATTATCACGAAACACAATACTATAATCCGCAAGAGACAGAATACTATAATGAAATTGACAATACCCAAGAGTTTCCCTAAGAAGAAAATTTTCGCAACACCTCATTACAAGAACAATCTCCACACCAACTGATTAATATTAAAATCCATTTAAGACACCCATTTTTTATACTTATTACCTAAAAGTCGACCAAAAATTCTCACCGATACAAGGGAATCTGATACAATCATTCCACCCAAAACTTCAAACTTATTTAACccccaacatatttataaaaaatactttaagcgcttacattaatgaaaaaagaccaaatatttaGATAAAATCAAAATTCCCCtacttaaagaattaaatatagcTGATTTCACCAATATGAACACCGCTGACTGGAGTTAAGACATTGTATTAGACCATATTATGTACTACTTTAAACCAACCTAATGCACAAAAACTTACCATAGTATCAAAAGATGATCCACTACACATAATTGCAGAAATTCCTGGTCAAATTCAGTTGTTTGGTAGAGGATCCATGGACCGAGGCGACGCAGAATAGATCAACAACACTGCTTATATTCCTCTTCAGTCTTTCAGTATTCCTCTGTATACTGAAACAAATCTTAATATTATTCTTTGTCAATCTCCAAGAAATCATCTTTGCGATAGAAGCAATTAAATAGATTTTCTGTTATCAAATATATTTCTCTGATTCTAAAGgataaaatgtcaattttaaataGCTATGTTAgatatggaaagaatattatgagaaaaaatttgataccgaactaataaaggaagacaatgtaataaatgaaggcaaagaaaatatag
Protein-coding sequences here:
- the LOC140452771 gene encoding uncharacterized protein — translated: MSAKFLKYGDLNNQNNQPRDLSRKIRHITRDIKAYAWDVEDHTGTLRTNRENIAEKLYCRDLYKDDEFQEVVCQIPEEIEEEPNVLENEIILAISKLKNDKAPGPDMITVEMLKATEETGTKSTITTNHKKCSFHKCDNYRTISLISHACQIMLHIINERLKTFL